The Primulina tabacum isolate GXHZ01 chromosome 16, ASM2559414v2, whole genome shotgun sequence genome window below encodes:
- the LOC142529984 gene encoding uncharacterized protein LOC142529984, translating into MEGSTNGEEPKSWEDIYSINLMPSEIFLKFRREMQGIRVGVNLELCNAPLNDYHAKLVLKPLAPERMWKVILEPLQQDVQLVSKKIPVTKYLNLQVGVGHSFLHHAIGWKWKLSTCFGGDGMSRIRNKTSFGLCPGVDLRFGWRADYVLPEFTGGVGTDEPLFNMNSGRLEASLDRIEAIFTHGGGT; encoded by the exons ATGGAGGGGAGTACCAATGGTGAAGAACCCAAATCGTGGGAAGACATATACAGCATCAATTTGATGCCATCGGAGATCTTCTTGAAGTTCCGAAGAGAAATGCAGGGGATTCGTGTTGGAGTTAACTTAGAG TTGTGTAACGCTCCTCTGAACGACTACCATGCAAAGCTGGTTTTGAAACCGTTGGCCCCTGAACGGATGTGGAAGGTAATATTGGAACCTTTGCAACAGGATGTGCAGCTTGTTTCTAAGAAGATACCTGTAACAAAATATCTGAATCTTCAG GTAGGTGTAGGCCATAGCTTTTTGCATCACGCAATTGGCTGGAAATGGAAGCTCTCTACGTGTTTTGGGGGAGATGGTATGTCAAGGATTAGAAATAAAACATCCTTTGGTTTGTGTCCAGGAGTGGATTTACGATTTGGTTGGAGGGCTGACTATGTTCTCCCAGAATTTACTGG GGGTGTGGGGACCGATGAACCTTTGTTCAACATGAACTCTGGTCGCTTAGAAGCATCTCTTGACAGAATTGAGGCCATTTTCACGCATGGTGGGGGAACATGA
- the LOC142528958 gene encoding LOW QUALITY PROTEIN: uncharacterized protein LOC142528958 (The sequence of the model RefSeq protein was modified relative to this genomic sequence to represent the inferred CDS: deleted 1 base in 1 codon) gives MSSAGIGTYEDFVKVHGVLLTASGLPQSLHRKLFQKLAAVTFDGGCYFQVEPVDDGRQRRLILTEESLGKESDVFLVDHAWTFRHSDAYKQLQEFPGLAERMAALMCVDTDLNSEEATDTTDVKPSAMEIVEREFCKVKEEGINSVMWLELEDLEMDDSTLVSLDLPSKFPHLIALSLCNNKLKDLEISVKVISQFKHLRALWLNHNPNLKTSDNYVEATILQNCPDLEIYNSRFTLNYGEWALGFCGGSYDKDNPGFSCQSDRILQNVTSFDLSNRCIHHLNTKAFSHLEMPNLSHLNLRGNSFAGSSIHELLEYIKGFTNLTSLEVDIPGPLGDNALDIIEALPNILLLNRLSVPKILESEKYIVDSMLETRLPQWGAGESLTDRIINALWFYAMTYRLADEEKIDETSVWYVMDELGSALRHSDESNFRVSPFLYMPNGRLESAVSYSILWPTKNIEEGDECTRDFLFGIGEEKQRSSRLTAWFHTPQNYFIREYEKYSKKLQSTNFMPLPLKASATNSLCHSDGSALHVYTDIPQVEELLTRHEFVITAEPKNADIIWTSVQVDEEMKAAVGLNDKQFINQFPFEACIVMKHHLAETIQKAHGAPQWLQPTYNLETHLIQLIGDYYRRQKDGIDNLWILKPWNMARTIDTTVTQNLSAIIRLMETGPKICQKYIEHPALFKGRKFDIRYIVLVRSINPLEIFLADVFWVRLANNAYSLDKHSFFEYETHFTVMNYRGRLNHMNTPEFVKEFEQEHQVLWMDIHQRIKSMIRSVFESAALVHPEMHNPTSRAMYGIDVMLNCHYQPKLLEVTYCPDCTRACKYDTEAIFGGKKVIKGSEFYNFVFGCLFLNETTHVSPL, from the exons ATGTCCTCCGCCGGGATTGGAACTTATGAAGACTTCGTTAAGGTTCACGGCGTCCTTCTGACGGCATCAGGTCTGCCACAGTCACTTCACAGGAAGCTCTTTCAGAAGCTCGCGGCTGTGACTTTCGACGGCGGTTGTTATTTCCAGGTGGAGCCGGTGGATGACGGAAGGCAAAGGAGGCTTATACTTACGGAGGAGTCATTGGGAAAAGAATCGGATGTATTTCTGGTGGACCATGCTTGGACTTTTCGTCATTCTGATGCTTACAAACAG TTGCAGGAGTTTCCGGGC TTGGCAGAGAGGATGGCTGCACTAATGTGTGTGGATACTGATTTAAACTCGGAGGAAGCAACTGATACAACTGATGTTAAGCCAAGTGCTATGGAAATTGTTGAGAGAGAATTTTGCAAAGTCAAAGAAGAAGGAATTAATTCTGTGATGTGGTTGGAGCTCGAGGATCTTGAAATGGACGATTCCACACTAGTTTCCCTCGATCTACCCAGTAAATTTCCT CATTTGATTGCATTAAGCCTCTGTAACAACAAGCTCAAGGACTTGGAAATTTCCGTAAAGGTGATCTCTCAATTTAAACATCTTAGAGCACTATGGCTGAACCATAATCCGAATCTGAAAACTAG TGATAATTACGTGGAAGCCACTATTCTACAAAATTGCCCTGATCTGGAAATCTACAATTCCCGTTTCACTCTCAACTATGGTGAGTGGGCCTTAGGATTCTGTGGAGGATCATATGATAAAGACAATCCTGGATTTTCTTGTCAGAGTGATCGTATATTGCAGAATGTCACATCTTTTGATCTCTCAAATAGGTGTATTCACCATTTAAATACTAAG GCCTTTTCCCATCTTGAAATGCCTAATCTTTCTCATTTGAACCTTCGTGGAAATTCATTTGCTGGAAGTTCGATTCACGAACTGTTAGAATATATTAAAGGATTCACTAACTTAACTTCACTCGAG GTGGATATTCCTGGACCTCTTGGAGATAATGCTCTTGATATCATTGAAGCTCTGCCTAATATTTTGTTACTTAATAGGCTTAGTGTTCCCAAAATCTTGGAATCAGAAAAGTACATTGTGGATTCAATGTTAGAAACCCGTCTTCCACAGTGGGGTGCTGGAGAATCTCTCACTGATCGTATTATTAACGCACTGTGGTTCTACGCAATGACATATAGGCTTGCAGATGAAGAAAAGATAGACGAAACTTCTGTTTG GTACGTGATGGATGAACTAGGTTCAGCACTGCGACACAGCGATGAATCCAATTTTAGAGTTTCGCCTTTCCTATACATGCCGAACGGTAGACTGGAGTCAGCTGTTAG TTACTCCATCCTCTGGCCCACCAAAAACATTGAAGAAGGAGATGAATGCACTCGAGATTTCCTGTTTGGGATTGGGGAAGAGAAACAACGCTCTTCTAGACTTACTGCGTGGTTCCATACCCCTCAAAACTATTTTATCAGA GAGTATGAAAAATACAGCAAGAAATTGCAATCCACAAATTTCATGCCACTGCCACTGAAGGCATCTGCAACCAATAGTCTGTGTCACAGTGATGGAAGTGCTTTGCATGTTTACACTGATATACCTCAAGTTGAGGAACTTTTGACCCGTCATGAATTTGTTATCA CGGCTGAACCAAAGAATGCTGATATAATATGGACAAGTGTCCAAGTAGATGAAGAGATGAAGGCGGCAGTTGGTCTGAATGATAAGCAATTCATAAATCAATTTCCATTTGAGGCTTGCATTGTGATGAAACATCATTTGGCAGAAACAATTCAGAAG GCTCACGGTGCTCCCCAGTGGCTCCAGCCTACTTATAATCTTGAAACCCATCTTATTCAACTTATAGGAGACTATTACAGACGACAAAAGGATGGCATTGACAATTTGTGGATATTAAAACCTTGGAACATGGCAAGAACTATTGATACAACAGTTACACAAAACTTATCGGCTATTATTCGTCTAATGGAAACTGGTCCAAAGATATGTCAGAAGTATATCGAACACCCTGCCCTGTTTAAAGGGAGGAAGTTTGATATTCGCTATATCGTTTTGGTGCGCAGCATTAACCCATTGGAGATATTCCTCGCTGATGTTTTTTGG GTTAGATTGGCAAACAACGCTTACTCTTTGGACAAGCACAGTTTTTTTGAATATGAGACGCATTTCACAGTTATG AACTATAGGGGAAGATTGAACCACATGAATACACCAGAATTTGTCAAGGAATTTGAACAAGAACATCAAG TCCTATGGATGGATATCCATCAGAGAATCAAATCAATGATCAGATCAGTTTTTGAGTCTGCTGCCCTTGTGCATCCAGAAATGCATAACCCGACATCTAGGGCCATGTATGGTATTGATGTCATGCTCAATTGTCATTATCAACCAAAACTACTGGAG GTAACTTATTGCCCTGATTGTACACGTGCATGCAAGTACGATACTGAGGCCATTTTTGGGGGAAAAAAAGTGATTAAAGGAAGTGAGTTTTACAATTTTGTGTTTGGTTGTCTCTTTTTAAACGAGACGACTCATGTATCCCCCTTGTAA
- the LOC142528836 gene encoding protein FIP1-like isoform X2 has protein sequence MFQQYLVYQVQKIRLQGYYGFSQKLKHLIRLPFASISYGTAAMLLIMAWKSHITFLSTSLLLRIIMVVEAICAGFFMSAYIAYVHQYNSLDSEPDVLNSLYSPLQQSSSLEGLRYHDGGRLSDQQMALLQYQRENLHFLSEEILRLQECLSKYERSDDGSTPQVDLAHLLAARDQELRTLSAEMNHLQSELRLARSLIAERDVEIQHFRSTNNQYVEENERIRAILGEWSTRAAKLERALEVEHMSNLELQKKITTLKSQATQEQVEPTLLMDQ, from the exons ATGTTCCAGCAGTATCTTGTTTACCAAGTTCAAAAGATACGCCTGCAG GGTTACTATGGGTTCAGCCAAAAGTTGAAGCATCTAATTCGCCTACCATTTGCTTCTATCTCATATG GAACTGCTGCAATGTTGCTTATCATGGCCTGGAAATCGCACATCACTTTTCTTTCAACCTCTTTGTTACTCAG AATTATTATGGTTGTAGAAGCAATTTGTGCTGGCTTTTTCATGAGCGCCTACATAG CTTATGTGCATCAGTACAATTCGCTGGATTCTGAACCTGATGTTTTGAACTCACTGTATTCTCCTCTGCAACAGTCAAGTTCTCTAGAAGGATTAAG GTACCATGATGGTGGACGGTTGTCTGATCAGCAGATGGCCTTGTTGCAGTATCAAAGAGAGAACCTTCACTTTCTGAGTGAGGAG ATTCTTCGGttgcaggaatgcttaagcaaATATGAGAGATCAGATGATGGGAGCACCCCTCAG GTTGATCTTGCTCATTTATTAGCGGCTCGTGATCAAGAATTACGCACACTTTCGGCTGAG ATGAATCATTTGCAGTCTGAACTGAGGCTTGCTCGATCTTTGATTGCCGAGAGGGACGTGGAGATCCAACATTTTCGTAGTACAAACAACCAG TATGTAGAGGAGAATGAAAGAATTAGAGCTATACTGGGAGAGTGGAGTACTAGAGCAGCTAAG CTTGAGCGTGCATTGGAGGTTGAACACATGTCGAATTTGGAACTGCAGAAGAAAATTACAACATTAAAGTCTCAAGCAACACAAGAACAAGTGGAACCGACATTGCTGATGGATCAGTAA
- the LOC142528836 gene encoding protein FIP1-like isoform X1, translating to MSAERSSTSLYASPDENSLFLDIQQEAPLFSHRKPTRIFGSIFYCLLLASYVILAVGAIWILPSLQELIPLILCSCDVILLVVTGMFQQYLVYQVQKIRLQGYYGFSQKLKHLIRLPFASISYGTAAMLLIMAWKSHITFLSTSLLLRIIMVVEAICAGFFMSAYIAYVHQYNSLDSEPDVLNSLYSPLQQSSSLEGLRYHDGGRLSDQQMALLQYQRENLHFLSEEILRLQECLSKYERSDDGSTPQVDLAHLLAARDQELRTLSAEMNHLQSELRLARSLIAERDVEIQHFRSTNNQYVEENERIRAILGEWSTRAAKLERALEVEHMSNLELQKKITTLKSQATQEQVEPTLLMDQ from the exons ATGTCCGCAGAGAGGAGTTCGACTTCGCTCTATGCATCTCCTGATGAAAACAGCCT GTTTCTCGACATACAGCAAGAGGCTCCTTTGTTTAGTCACCGGAAGCCTACAAGGATATTTGGAAGCATTTTTTATTGTCTCCTATTGGCAA GTTATGTGATTTTAGCTGTGGGTGCTATATGGATACTTCCTTCTCTACAAGAATTGATCCCTCTGATACTTTGTAGCTGTGATGTCATTCTTTTGGTTGTCACAG GCATGTTCCAGCAGTATCTTGTTTACCAAGTTCAAAAGATACGCCTGCAG GGTTACTATGGGTTCAGCCAAAAGTTGAAGCATCTAATTCGCCTACCATTTGCTTCTATCTCATATG GAACTGCTGCAATGTTGCTTATCATGGCCTGGAAATCGCACATCACTTTTCTTTCAACCTCTTTGTTACTCAG AATTATTATGGTTGTAGAAGCAATTTGTGCTGGCTTTTTCATGAGCGCCTACATAG CTTATGTGCATCAGTACAATTCGCTGGATTCTGAACCTGATGTTTTGAACTCACTGTATTCTCCTCTGCAACAGTCAAGTTCTCTAGAAGGATTAAG GTACCATGATGGTGGACGGTTGTCTGATCAGCAGATGGCCTTGTTGCAGTATCAAAGAGAGAACCTTCACTTTCTGAGTGAGGAG ATTCTTCGGttgcaggaatgcttaagcaaATATGAGAGATCAGATGATGGGAGCACCCCTCAG GTTGATCTTGCTCATTTATTAGCGGCTCGTGATCAAGAATTACGCACACTTTCGGCTGAG ATGAATCATTTGCAGTCTGAACTGAGGCTTGCTCGATCTTTGATTGCCGAGAGGGACGTGGAGATCCAACATTTTCGTAGTACAAACAACCAG TATGTAGAGGAGAATGAAAGAATTAGAGCTATACTGGGAGAGTGGAGTACTAGAGCAGCTAAG CTTGAGCGTGCATTGGAGGTTGAACACATGTCGAATTTGGAACTGCAGAAGAAAATTACAACATTAAAGTCTCAAGCAACACAAGAACAAGTGGAACCGACATTGCTGATGGATCAGTAA